A segment of the Salminus brasiliensis chromosome 5, fSalBra1.hap2, whole genome shotgun sequence genome:
CAGGTCAGTTAACTTTTTGGGGAGGATTTATCTAAATTTTCTCCCtgatttagtcatttttaattCCTACCCACTAGCTACATGATGCTGCCAGTGCTGGGTGGATTAAGGTGTTATAAAGGTGCTTGGAGAATTTTAACCACCAGTTCAGTACCATTTCAGGCAACGTACTCCCAAactggctagcatcacactgGCTGATAAGATTAAAAGAAGGGTCGTCCCACTTATacagaaagagcaaggccatgCTCTCGGGCACTACCGAATGGCTGTGGCATTACCAGGGATCTAACGTCCTAGCTGcactgcttatttatttatttatttatttattatagaaaTGCTCTGTCTGTTTGGGCAGCATATGGGTCATCTTACTGTGGCCAAATAATTTAGGATTCATTTGTCCAAAGTACACTGCTCCAGATGTCCTGGTtttggtctaggtgttctctggaaaacgTGGTCTTGTTTTgatggggtttttttttgacagcaaaggttttcttcttgcacacctcccataaAAATTAAACATGTGGCCTCTttttgatggtagatgctgaGGCAAGAATTAGTGATGACATTTATATGATTGTTAGACACCTTCTTTAACACtagtggtctgctgttggactgcAAAGATGgactgacctggccatgttggcagttgttacacttggacagtggaacggctgatttctcattgttctgagatcttttaaaATCCATTTTCAGAGTCTTATGTATcaccaaccttctttctgaaggcctcacaaagttctttggatctcaccatgataataacactcactttaccaatcaGGAGCAAACTAAACTAGACTAAAATCCATCAAAATATTCTCTAAAGATGTTCTAATTATCTGCAGCTAATGAAGTAGTAAAAATGTGGGGGGTTTCTAACTTTAGCTCCATCTcctaatattgtttaaatgaagatcaaatgtccagatgtttaaatatgttgaaAAAGACAAAGGATTTCTTGGGGTGGaataactttttcacatgactgtatgcctatggagatggagatggagatatATCCACTGGATCAGACCGGGATATCCCTAAAGTTCACATAATATTGGTACACTATAAAGAATAAGCAGTGATGAGGTTGTGGTAGTCGCTGACCTTTTATTTACCCTCTCTTACACAGTTCGGCCCCATACCTGCACCTGCCCAGGCTGTCCCCTTTCATCCATGTCCATGGTGCCCACTCTGCAGAGCCTGAAACCCAGGAATAGTTCCTTCCCCCAGAACCAATCAGCCCTTGCCCCTGGGCCCACTTCACAGTCGCAATCCAAAGAGCTCAGCTCAGTCCCCGTCAGCCTTGGCCTATGTCTTGGCTTGGGTCTGTCCCTGGAGGAAGCCAGCAGCGAGCCTAGCAGCACCTCCAACCCTGAGTCGAGCCATCCTGAGCACCAGGACAAAGGCACCAGCACCCACAGCCCAACGCCTGCCCCAAACTCTGGCCACCAGATTTGCCCCCCAGCCCTCCAGGCCTTCCCTTGCATTTGCTGCCACCGCGGCTTCCAGCCTTGCAGCCACCTCCTGCGGCCCCAGCAGGGTTCCGCAAGCCATTTAggtcacactcactcacaccaccactaccatcaccaccatcaccactgcCCCCTCACCACCTGCCTGGCGTGCCCACAGTTGCGTGCTGGTGCCCGGTCGCCACCTCCCTTCCCTTGCCTGTCCTGCCAGCGCACTTTTCCAACCTGCGCTCAGCTGCTGCGCCACCAGCAGGGCCACGCCCAGCAAGAGGGCATCCAGCAACAGCACCCGTGCATGCACTGTTCTGCCTCCTTTGCTCGGCCCTCTCAGCTGCTGCAGCACCAGCGCTCCCAGCACGCGTCCAAGGCTGGCGGCTTCCTGTGCGCAGAGTGTGGCCGCGCCTTCAACTCCCACAGCAATCTGCGTGTCCACCTCAACGTCCACACAGGTGCCCGCCCCTACTCCTGTGCAGACTGTGGCAAGAGCTTCAGCCAGTCTGGGGCACTCAAGATCCACAGGCGCATCCACACGGGCGAGAGGCCCTACTCTTGTGCCTATTGCGGTCGGGGCTTCCCCCACCTGGCCGGCGTGAGGGCCCACCAGCGCACGCATACCGGAGAGAAGCCTTACCATTGCAGCCAGTGTGGTAAATGCTTCACCCAGTCGGGTGCACTGAAGATCCACATGCGTATCCACACCGGCGAGAGGCCCTTCATTTGCGGCCTGTGCGGAAAGGGTTTTTCCAATCGCTCCGGCATCCGCTTCCATCACCGAACCGTGCATGGGATTGTTACAGAGCCAAACTCGGTGGGACGACCCAGCCTTGCTGGCGCTGCCACGTCTGCTGGTTTACAGCCGCGCCACACGCAGTCAGAGGCCTCCTCCAGTGGCAGCAACCCTGGTCAAGCTACTGCTCGGCCTGCGGAGGACAGGATCACTCAGAGCACAAAAGTCCAAgacgaagaggaggagagaagagccCTGCCGTACGCTTGTGAGGACTGTGGCATGCGCTTTCAGGATGCTCCCTCCAGAAACAAGCACCAGGCACAGCAGCACTACTCCACCgaggagatggaggaggaggaagaggaggaggaggagaggcctgaagaaacagaagagGAGCATTCTTAGAAAGGTCTTCTAAGCAGGGGCGCTGctagggattttgggccccatgaaaagatattacactgggcacGACAATTCTACCAGTTCTGCCAGAATACTCAGTTAATACATATTGGACaacccctgtcagtcacagggccttagaatcgtcctaacacccccaccccaccctcccCATGCGGCGCCCTTGCTTCTAAGAGAATTTGGAAGTCAAAACAGAGaaatgtaaaatgaatttgaAGTGTCGGGGAGGTCCTGATCAAGTATTGTTGCCCCCAGTCATTATGATGTTCATTTTGATGTAAATGCTTTAGCACCTTTGTATCATtgcagtcacacaaaaaccttgtatctccatttttagcttttttgaCTATTTGACATagtatgaatctggcagttgttctttacattgtgtctagCCTAGCAAACCTCATAATGAACAGACCCatacaaatgctccaaaatgacttggaatgaaatctttttccattgacttccattgaaagttaagacaaTTGAcagtttggagatacaaggtttttgcgcaACAGCAATGATATGCGTCTCTATGTGGCCTTAAAAAAAGAACAGGACGTCTTCTGAATTGCACTTTCGATGAGAAATCGGTGACAAAGGCTATTGAAATTGAGTTGAGAACATAAAGGGGAAGATAATCTGCCAAACAAAAATCACTTACACAGCTAACATCTAGAAGCGCTAATATACCTGCACTATATACTTCGTGTTCTTCATATCTTTTAGTAAAGACTGATCTCACTGTAATAGCTCCTCCGCAAACTTTTAATACAGTTTTGATGAATAGCTCCATTCCCCTAAATGTAATTACAGCCTTCATGGGTAATTTCTAAGGCGTAATGTACAGCAGGTAAATCACAAGACCGGAGCTGTAACACTGAAGCATGTCATTAGGTGCAGGTTCTTAATGGCGCTGGTCTTAATAGGAATCTCTAAACGGATCTAAACTGCTTCTTGTTAACTCCTCGTGGTCTGGCTTTGAGCAAAAGCTGTGGATGAAAATCTCTAAAGAAACCGGCGCCTCTTGGGGAAAGCATTTCTTTATTATGTAGCTGTTATTGGTGAGTAATCTGTTGGATCAGTGGTTCAGGCTACTGCCCAGCGGCTAACAAGTTGCAGGCACAATCTTAGATGGGTAGAGTAGACACTACCCACTAACCACATTGCACTACTTTGAATAACAAAATGTTTAAGAAGCCCCATTCGTATTGTTTTCTGCTTGTGATAAACACAGTGCTCTGTGTGCTTCAGTGAGATCGTGGAAAGTTGACATtcaaccagaaaaaaaaattatagcaGCAGGATTTTATAAAATCTATTTTCTCCTAATTGTTCAGctctagaagaaaaaaaagtacagactTATCGAAAGTAAGTCAAATGTAATTCATTAGCCTACTatgtaattacagtaattataGGAAAGCACCGAGCAACACCATTGCAGCTGGCCTAAAAACCAACTATCCAGCTAACCTGTCCATGTGGGGCCcatatgggtagcccaactatGGCCTCAATATATAAATAccatcacacaccccacaggttcCCTgcaaccagcaagctgattggaaCAGTCTTTTTGTTGAGTGGTACAACTCTATCCAGACTTTAAACAGATGCCATGTTACAAGAACTTCCAcatttcaaccagtggccgATCCCCTCATTTATTGCGCCTCTGTTGGTCATTGCCCCGGACACTCAGCACAGTGGCAGCCAGCGCGAAAGTCTGTCAGCTGTGTTACAAAACCACAGGTTTTGTGTAGATTTTATAGATTTGTATAGACTTTTTATTGAATCTTTGAGCTTTGCAGAACGAGTGTAAAATAGGCTACTCACTTCCTGTTTGAGGTAGTAGCCTAATAGTACTCGGTTATCAGAATTGTTCTGTTTGGCAGTGGTTTAATTCGTACTGTGTTTCATATGGTTATATTGACATTATTGCATTTACTGTATTCAAATTACAGCGTAATCATAGAGGTGAATGTAGAGTTGGGTGTCCTATTGCTTGCACAGGCAGGCAGTAAAACCCCATTCTGCTGTGCAGAAGCATAGGCCCATCTGGGTTGTGCACCGCACATAggacctagatgggacccatgtgagggTGAGgtgggcccatttgggaagcccagctTAGTCCAAGTAACAAAGTATATACAAAAcgactcagagcccatgcccacctggaatccACCTAGCCCACTTTCCACACAttcatgtgagccccacatgagcatgttggctgggtataGCACCCACCTAGGATACTGtggcaactgcctagcaaccgcCAAGCATTTTTGTAGTTAGCGCCATGCTGTTGCCCATGTCCATATTTGACACTCCAGGTTTAAGATGGCCTATGAATGGCAGAAATGAATGTCCAATGAAGGTCGTTTATAAGGGGTGTAATGCTACTCCACATTAGTTAAAGATCAGTAAGCTACACCAAAGTAAAGTGGGCTGTAGCGGCCAAATTAATTGCGTGGTTTGTCATCATTCTTTAACGATGACCACAGAAGTGTTAAAGGAGACGAAGACCTCTTTCAATCCAGTCTAGTTGAGCAGTGTAGCCTGAGTGCAGGTCAGCGTGTAGGGCTTGTCAAGGCAAGCTAAGAAGGAAAAGCTCCATCATGGGGGTTCTGAGCTGGTTCTTGATGGTCGaggtggttaaaaagcttcctatccaggtgaaaacataccctaagCTTGAAAGCAAGCTGGTTAAGCATGTTGAGATTCAttttatttgagtttgatggttcagCTGGTCTGTCCAAGGTAGTAACCAAGGTAGTTCTGCAGTTTGCTCAAGCTAGTCAGCAGGTTTGTGTGGCTGCCAGTCTAATGACGTCA
Coding sequences within it:
- the LOC140556461 gene encoding uncharacterized protein — protein: MDKEKFASGPSSWLEMHNFIGDLVASSASSSAGQLLKYHNQQSLRSAWETMGPEAPATKALHSAQSEPTRPSQGKTMTGFGLQSSERNEDSGDCDDQLLRPHTCTCPGCPLSSMSMVPTLQSLKPRNSSFPQNQSALAPGPTSQSQSKELSSVPVSLGLCLGLGLSLEEASSEPSSTSNPESSHPEHQDKGTSTHSPTPAPNSGHQICPPALQAFPCICCHRGFQPCSHLLRPQQGSASHLGHTHSHHHYHHHHHHCPLTTCLACPQLRAGARSPPPFPCLSCQRTFPTCAQLLRHQQGHAQQEGIQQQHPCMHCSASFARPSQLLQHQRSQHASKAGGFLCAECGRAFNSHSNLRVHLNVHTGARPYSCADCGKSFSQSGALKIHRRIHTGERPYSCAYCGRGFPHLAGVRAHQRTHTGEKPYHCSQCGKCFTQSGALKIHMRIHTGERPFICGLCGKGFSNRSGIRFHHRTVHGIVTEPNSVGRPSLAGAATSAGLQPRHTQSEASSSGSNPGQATARPAEDRITQSTKVQDEEEERRALPYACEDCGMRFQDAPSRNKHQAQQHYSTEEMEEEEEEEEERPEETEEEHS